A section of the Spirosoma pollinicola genome encodes:
- a CDS encoding S1C family serine protease yields the protein METNEEKNIENALQAYGERIRFKQQLEAVQARTDMTVMRHDAETYRSEPAAQVRSLWHMYRTTLAVAASAAIITTFGSIFLYRSYQQSHQQEQQYSQLSKEIQAVKSSQRKLLNDYNGRGRGLSNNPAQVAGSGFLLTGDGYLVTNNHIVRDADSVYVQSTKGEVYKARVVYTDKAHDLAFLQLCDDSAFRSMPPVPYSFDARPSDLGERVYTLGYPREEIVYGEGYLSSGTGYRGDSTAYQVAIGVNPGNSGGPLLDEKGNVIGIISGKQTTSEGVSFAVKTNYLLEALNNIPADSLKGQPLRLNRKNVLANLSRKQQIKRMQEYVYQVKVFKHKD from the coding sequence ATGGAAACGAACGAAGAAAAGAACATCGAAAACGCGCTGCAAGCATATGGCGAACGAATTCGGTTCAAGCAGCAGCTAGAGGCAGTACAGGCGCGTACGGATATGACCGTTATGCGGCATGATGCAGAGACATATCGGTCTGAACCAGCGGCTCAGGTTCGATCACTCTGGCATATGTATCGCACCACACTTGCTGTGGCGGCTTCGGCAGCTATTATTACCACTTTCGGTTCTATTTTTCTCTATCGGTCATACCAACAAAGCCACCAGCAGGAACAGCAATACAGCCAGTTAAGTAAAGAAATTCAGGCTGTAAAATCGTCACAGCGTAAGCTATTGAACGATTATAATGGTCGGGGCCGGGGCCTTAGCAATAATCCGGCTCAGGTGGCAGGCTCTGGCTTTTTGCTCACTGGCGATGGCTACCTTGTAACCAATAATCACATCGTGCGCGATGCCGATTCGGTATACGTACAAAGCACAAAAGGCGAGGTTTATAAAGCACGGGTCGTGTATACCGACAAGGCGCATGATTTGGCCTTTCTACAACTTTGCGATGACAGTGCATTCCGGTCGATGCCCCCGGTACCTTACAGTTTCGACGCTCGCCCATCTGACCTTGGCGAGCGTGTATATACCCTTGGCTACCCGCGCGAAGAAATTGTGTATGGTGAAGGTTACCTCAGTTCAGGCACAGGGTATCGGGGCGATTCAACGGCCTACCAAGTGGCTATTGGTGTAAACCCCGGTAACTCCGGCGGTCCGCTCCTCGATGAAAAAGGCAACGTAATTGGCATTATTAGTGGTAAACAGACTACTTCGGAAGGTGTGAGTTTTGCCGTGAAAACCAATTACTTACTCGAAGCACTCAACAATATTCCAGCCGACTCACTCAAAGGGCAACCGCTACGATTGAATCGTAAAAATGTGCTGGCAAACCTGTCTCGCAAACAGCAAATCAAGCGCATGCAGGAGTATGTGTATCAGGTAAAAGTGTTTAAACATAAGGATTAA
- a CDS encoding aminotransferase class IV, whose amino-acid sequence MFLVYNSDILPEDDFRLSVNDRAFQYGDGLFETIRYETNQIWFWSDHFDRLSAGMSAIQFTPPDNFTAETVHAAILQLLSTNKLLNQPARIKIQVWRQLGGLYTPTTNKANVLITARPGNSFSITEKAKTEIYDAFRLSPSPISAFKTLNSLPYVLAGLHKNQSFLDDVILLDTEGNVAECLASNLFWFANEALYTPSLQTGCINGIVRRQLIRLAPTQGITLCEGLYKPDVLARAEAIFCANVMGVQWLNEVNKNVVRPAEEAKQQLNGLLNHILD is encoded by the coding sequence ATGTTTCTGGTTTATAATTCGGATATACTTCCCGAGGACGATTTTCGTCTGTCGGTAAACGACCGCGCTTTTCAATACGGTGATGGCCTTTTCGAGACTATTCGGTACGAAACGAACCAGATTTGGTTCTGGTCCGACCACTTCGACCGGCTCTCGGCGGGAATGTCGGCAATACAATTTACACCACCGGACAACTTTACGGCAGAGACGGTTCATGCCGCTATTTTGCAACTTCTCTCCACCAACAAACTCCTGAATCAACCTGCCCGAATCAAGATCCAGGTCTGGCGGCAATTGGGTGGTTTATACACGCCCACAACAAATAAGGCGAATGTACTCATCACCGCTCGACCGGGAAATTCATTTTCCATTACCGAAAAAGCCAAAACAGAAATTTATGATGCCTTCCGGCTGTCACCCTCCCCTATTTCGGCTTTCAAGACGCTAAATTCACTCCCCTATGTGCTGGCCGGCCTTCACAAAAATCAGTCCTTTCTGGACGATGTAATTCTTCTCGATACTGAAGGCAACGTTGCCGAATGTCTTGCCTCCAATCTGTTCTGGTTCGCCAACGAGGCATTGTATACGCCATCGCTCCAAACAGGATGTATCAACGGCATTGTTCGGCGTCAACTGATACGACTGGCCCCCACCCAGGGTATTACCCTTTGCGAGGGTTTGTACAAACCAGACGTGCTTGCCCGGGCCGAAGCTATATTCTGCGCCAACGTTATGGGGGTTCAATGGCTTAATGAGGTAAACAAAAACGTCGTGAGGCCGGCAGAAGAAGCTAAACAACAACTTAATGGGTTACTAAATCACATTTTGGACTGA
- a CDS encoding ABC transporter ATP-binding protein, producing MIQLNNVSKYYPAGFGRVYVLRNITLDIAQGEFVSIMGPSGSGKSTLLHILGLLEEPSEGEYLLDDHPVQKLSEKRRTELHRTQIGFVFQAYHLIDELTVYENIETPLLYKGLSGSERKSRVAELLDRFNIVARKDLFPAQLSGGQQQLVGIARALAAHPSVIFADEPTGNLHSDQARDIMEIFRELNQKDGVTIVQVTHSEVNAEYGSRIIRLKDGWLEPSVQNVI from the coding sequence ATGATTCAACTTAATAACGTCTCTAAATACTACCCTGCGGGCTTTGGGCGGGTTTATGTGTTGCGTAATATTACCCTCGACATTGCCCAGGGCGAGTTTGTTTCTATCATGGGGCCATCAGGCTCGGGGAAGTCTACGCTGCTGCACATTTTGGGTTTACTGGAAGAACCGTCCGAAGGGGAATACCTGCTCGACGACCACCCGGTACAAAAACTATCCGAAAAAAGACGTACCGAACTCCACCGGACACAAATTGGCTTTGTGTTTCAGGCATACCATCTCATTGATGAGCTGACCGTCTATGAAAACATCGAAACGCCCCTTTTGTACAAGGGATTAAGCGGGTCGGAGCGGAAAAGCCGCGTGGCTGAACTGCTCGACCGGTTCAACATTGTTGCCCGTAAAGATCTTTTCCCAGCGCAACTATCGGGTGGACAGCAGCAATTAGTGGGAATTGCCCGCGCGCTGGCCGCCCATCCATCGGTCATCTTTGCCGATGAGCCAACCGGTAATCTGCATTCCGATCAGGCCCGCGACATTATGGAAATCTTCCGCGAATTGAATCAGAAAGATGGCGTAACCATTGTGCAGGTAACACACTCAGAGGTTAACGCCGAGTATGGTTCACGAATAATAAGGCTAAAAGATGGCTGGCTGGAACCCTCAGTCCAAAATGTGATTTAG
- a CDS encoding NAD(P)H-dependent glycerol-3-phosphate dehydrogenase, translating into MKVNQPIRLTMVGGGSWATALVKILSENNVSVKWWLRKKSDADQIKKFGHNPSYLSDVQINTRKVKVCTKIRDSFKDSDYIILAVPAAFVSDALIGLKPADFGGKSVVSAIKGMIPGANQLVTDWVSEQYQVPVERMAVIAGPCHAEEVALEKHSYLTIASQSPDCAKDVADLLRCRFVQTTPVDDIYGIEYSAVMKNIIALACGITRGLGYGDNFQAVLVSNAMQEIKRFVDAIYPKHRDLSGSAYLGDLLVTAYSPFSRNRTFGTLIGRGYTIQSAQAEMNMIAEGYYAVKSIYEVNSRFNVNMPITNAVYNILYDRAAPTGEMNLLKELLM; encoded by the coding sequence ATGAAAGTAAATCAACCCATTCGACTGACGATGGTGGGGGGAGGAAGCTGGGCCACTGCTCTTGTCAAAATCCTCTCCGAAAACAACGTTAGTGTTAAGTGGTGGCTTCGAAAAAAGTCCGATGCCGATCAGATCAAAAAGTTCGGACATAACCCAAGCTACCTCAGTGATGTACAGATTAATACGCGAAAGGTAAAGGTCTGTACCAAAATCCGGGATTCGTTTAAGGATAGTGACTACATCATTTTGGCCGTTCCGGCGGCTTTCGTAAGCGACGCGCTAATAGGACTTAAACCAGCTGACTTCGGCGGAAAATCAGTTGTTTCGGCCATTAAGGGTATGATTCCGGGCGCTAATCAACTGGTTACTGACTGGGTTAGCGAGCAATATCAGGTTCCTGTAGAGCGAATGGCCGTTATTGCCGGTCCCTGCCACGCCGAAGAGGTGGCTCTTGAAAAACATTCTTACCTCACCATTGCTTCCCAAAGTCCGGATTGTGCCAAAGATGTAGCCGATTTGTTACGATGCCGATTCGTGCAAACAACCCCTGTCGATGACATTTATGGTATCGAGTATAGTGCCGTTATGAAAAACATTATTGCCCTGGCCTGCGGTATAACACGGGGACTGGGTTATGGCGATAATTTTCAGGCAGTTCTGGTATCGAATGCCATGCAGGAGATCAAACGATTTGTCGATGCCATCTATCCAAAACATCGCGATTTAAGTGGATCAGCCTATTTAGGCGATTTATTGGTTACGGCTTATTCGCCGTTTAGCCGTAACCGCACATTCGGAACGCTCATTGGTCGGGGCTATACGATTCAGTCGGCGCAAGCCGAAATGAACATGATTGCCGAAGGGTACTATGCCGTGAAAAGCATTTATGAAGTCAATAGCCGGTTCAATGTCAATATGCCCATCACCAATGCCGTTTACAATATCCTTTACGATAGAGCAGCACCTACAGGCGAAATGAATTTGTTGAAGGAATTGTTAATGTAA
- a CDS encoding efflux RND transporter periplasmic adaptor subunit: MKKKSNRIWWILGGLVVLLVGGLVAAKQAGMLGKPKSTEVDFASVKRLDITERVSASGRVQPQVEVKISPDVSGEIIGLYVNEGDPVKAGQLLCRIRPDNYESLLARARAAVNQSRAQLEQSKASVAQSNARLIRAKADYERNRKLFADKVVSSADLETSEANYNVAKQEVEAANANVNASKFNIQSAEASLRDANENLRKTTIYCPVNGTVSKLNIELGERVVGTSQMAGTEIMRIANLQNMEVRVNVNENDIVRVNLGDTADIEVDSYTTAGRKFKGVVYEIANTANGLTSSSGAAASLSADAVTEFEIKVKILNSSYADLLAIKDKKGYPFKPGMTASVEIITDRKAGVLAVPIAAVTTRAADSSAIDTGKAKEISNGTVNEQPADVAEKKDKPKEIVFVNVGGKATQREVKTGISDFENIEILSGLKPGEQIISGPFIAVSKKLKNGELVVKRDPNKVKKKDEEKEE; this comes from the coding sequence ATGAAGAAGAAGTCAAATCGCATTTGGTGGATATTGGGTGGACTAGTCGTCCTGCTCGTAGGAGGATTAGTAGCTGCAAAACAAGCAGGCATGCTTGGCAAACCGAAATCAACGGAAGTTGATTTTGCGTCGGTCAAACGGCTTGACATTACCGAACGCGTTAGTGCATCTGGGCGTGTGCAACCCCAGGTTGAAGTGAAAATCAGCCCCGACGTTTCGGGCGAAATTATTGGTCTGTACGTTAACGAAGGTGACCCCGTTAAGGCTGGTCAACTTCTTTGCCGTATCCGGCCTGATAACTACGAGTCGTTACTGGCACGGGCTCGGGCCGCTGTTAACCAGAGTCGGGCACAGTTAGAGCAATCAAAAGCATCGGTAGCGCAATCGAATGCACGTCTGATACGTGCAAAAGCCGACTACGAACGAAATCGTAAATTGTTTGCCGACAAAGTCGTTTCGTCTGCCGATCTGGAAACCAGCGAAGCCAACTATAATGTTGCTAAACAGGAAGTTGAAGCGGCAAACGCAAATGTGAATGCGTCGAAATTCAACATCCAGAGTGCCGAAGCCAGCTTACGCGATGCGAATGAAAACCTTCGTAAAACGACAATCTACTGCCCCGTTAATGGCACTGTGTCAAAACTGAATATTGAATTGGGCGAACGTGTAGTGGGTACATCGCAAATGGCGGGTACAGAAATTATGCGCATCGCCAATCTGCAAAACATGGAAGTTCGCGTCAATGTCAACGAGAATGATATTGTGCGCGTTAACCTTGGCGATACCGCTGATATTGAAGTTGATTCATACACGACAGCCGGACGGAAATTTAAAGGGGTTGTGTATGAAATTGCCAATACGGCTAATGGCCTAACAAGTTCGTCGGGGGCAGCCGCGTCTCTATCGGCCGATGCCGTTACGGAATTTGAGATAAAAGTTAAAATTCTCAACAGCTCATATGCTGATCTATTAGCTATAAAAGACAAAAAGGGCTATCCCTTCAAGCCGGGTATGACGGCCTCTGTCGAGATCATTACCGACCGGAAGGCGGGCGTACTTGCTGTTCCGATTGCTGCTGTAACGACCCGTGCCGCCGATTCATCGGCCATTGATACGGGCAAGGCTAAGGAAATTTCAAACGGTACGGTTAACGAGCAGCCAGCAGATGTAGCGGAAAAGAAAGACAAACCTAAAGAAATCGTTTTTGTAAACGTAGGCGGAAAGGCGACCCAGCGGGAAGTGAAAACGGGTATCAGCGACTTCGAAAATATTGAAATCTTATCGGGGCTAAAACCTGGTGAACAAATTATTTCGGGGCCATTCATTGCTGTCTCGAAGAAGCTCAAAAACGGTGAACTCGTCGTTAAACGCGATCCGAACAAAGTTAAAAAGAAGGATGAAGAGAAAGAGGAGTAG
- a CDS encoding endonuclease/exonuclease/phosphatase family protein: MALRIRVRQFITYFFRSLLWSINLLLVIYTCLAYWLLYSLQIEHWSASMVMITLPIAWVLNFIVVCLWLVARPWRSWLSGIVLMIGLIMFGSRTFVWHTPVELASKGKSIKIFSYNVQSFDMNDSWAMYSSSPRIRRTENFVLRYDAPIKCFQEFFNSTSIPDYDIIKRFRQAGYRYSVFLHPEMTQTSDGNVGAVIFSIYPIIKSGREPFGAQNGILWADIKIDNDTIRVINVHLQSMGIRVGKVLKQKGIKAVQRETRGVLGALHTGFTDRKEQELIVEQYIHESPFPVIVTGDHNDTPYSVVYERMRRLLPNSFEDAGRGFGFTYNRLPGFIRIDHQFYSPKFTVLNFETLNYIGYSDHYPIVGTYLLK; the protein is encoded by the coding sequence ATGGCGCTCAGAATACGAGTCAGACAGTTTATTACTTACTTTTTCCGGTCGTTACTGTGGTCAATAAATTTGTTACTGGTTATATATACGTGCCTCGCTTACTGGCTACTGTATAGTTTACAGATCGAGCATTGGTCGGCCAGTATGGTGATGATCACATTACCCATTGCCTGGGTGCTGAATTTCATTGTGGTTTGCTTGTGGCTGGTGGCAAGACCCTGGCGGAGTTGGCTGTCAGGCATTGTTCTGATGATCGGATTGATCATGTTTGGCTCCCGAACATTTGTTTGGCATACACCCGTTGAGTTGGCGAGTAAAGGCAAGTCCATCAAAATATTCAGTTATAATGTTCAGTCTTTCGATATGAACGATTCATGGGCGATGTATAGTAGTTCACCCCGCATTCGGCGTACCGAAAACTTTGTGCTGCGATATGATGCCCCTATCAAATGTTTTCAGGAATTTTTCAACTCAACCTCTATTCCAGATTACGATATTATCAAACGATTTCGTCAGGCGGGTTACCGTTATTCCGTTTTTCTGCATCCAGAAATGACGCAAACATCTGATGGTAATGTGGGGGCTGTTATTTTTTCTATTTATCCCATTATTAAATCCGGACGCGAACCATTTGGTGCTCAAAACGGGATTTTGTGGGCAGATATAAAAATAGATAATGACACGATCCGAGTGATCAACGTTCATCTTCAATCAATGGGTATTCGGGTAGGGAAGGTCTTGAAGCAAAAAGGTATAAAAGCGGTTCAACGCGAAACACGTGGCGTATTGGGAGCCTTGCACACTGGCTTTACAGACCGTAAAGAACAGGAGCTGATCGTTGAACAGTACATACATGAGAGTCCATTCCCGGTTATCGTGACTGGCGACCATAACGATACGCCCTATAGTGTGGTGTATGAGCGAATGCGTCGACTATTACCAAACAGTTTTGAAGACGCTGGCCGCGGCTTTGGCTTCACCTATAACCGACTGCCGGGCTTTATACGCATCGACCATCAATTTTATAGTCCGAAATTTACTGTGTTAAATTTCGAAACCCTAAATTACATTGGCTATTCTGACCACTATCCAATTGTAGGGACGTATCTTTTAAAGTAA
- a CDS encoding ribosome maturation factor RimP, which translates to MDDKAKITELLQPYLKDGELYIVDIQVAGRQGGRLKVTILLDSDTGIRIDDCADVSRRLGGEMDEMNFFGDSAFTLEVSSPGVDYPLTFPRQFVRNVGRQLIVTLIDGNTRKGWLESVSDDHIVLDVEAEKQSKSKKKKEVDLSVEVPPAGPTPILFEQIKKAQVEVSFK; encoded by the coding sequence ATGGACGACAAAGCGAAAATTACTGAATTACTACAGCCTTACCTGAAAGATGGTGAATTGTATATCGTTGATATTCAAGTAGCTGGAAGGCAAGGTGGCCGACTTAAGGTCACTATTTTATTGGACAGCGACACGGGCATCAGAATTGATGACTGTGCCGATGTTAGCCGTAGGCTGGGTGGGGAGATGGATGAGATGAATTTTTTCGGAGATTCTGCCTTTACACTCGAAGTTTCATCGCCCGGTGTCGATTATCCATTGACGTTTCCGCGTCAGTTTGTTCGTAATGTAGGAAGACAATTGATTGTTACCCTTATTGACGGCAATACCCGCAAAGGTTGGCTGGAGTCTGTGTCCGACGATCATATCGTGCTGGATGTCGAAGCTGAAAAGCAATCGAAGAGTAAAAAGAAAAAGGAAGTTGATTTGTCTGTTGAGGTTCCACCTGCTGGTCCCACACCGATTCTGTTCGAGCAGATA
- a CDS encoding TolC family protein yields the protein MCMQVAWKQMRVVAALILTANLSATYAQTTAVVSPGNGASASNRLNLQQCIDVAQQNNIQIRQGQLTVANSNLQLHQSRLNLLPTTNFQANQGLNGGRSINPQSNGFVQQSIVSGNYQLNASATVYNGMTLRNTIKQNDLILQASEQELSATKNNVSLTVAQNYLNVLIGTEQLAVAQRQADVTRAQLDRTQKLVNAGSAPEANLFELRATLASNEVDIITAQNTLDLAKVSLLQAMNVPINQDFEVEQISVPDPGLDPYTASVQQLFDVASGNLPEVKGADLRVKSAALGVQVAKGALYPVLTLNGNLSSLYSSAANQQNIPNGTTRQQISGFFTDANGSPVPVYTNISGSDIVNVTYFDQLQNNFNRSASLFLRVPIFQGNLSRNRITTAKIQQQNAELTAQNTRLTLRQQIETAYTSMRAAANKFKATQVQVASLEKAFQVAESRLNAGAINATDYSIAKTNLDRARNSLVQTKYDYVFRTKILDYYQNKPLSFN from the coding sequence ATGTGTATGCAAGTGGCGTGGAAACAGATGCGGGTTGTAGCAGCCCTGATACTAACGGCAAATTTGTCGGCAACATACGCACAAACTACTGCGGTCGTATCGCCAGGTAATGGAGCGAGCGCATCGAATCGACTAAATTTACAGCAGTGCATTGATGTTGCTCAGCAGAATAATATCCAGATTCGACAAGGGCAACTGACGGTCGCTAACAGCAATCTCCAATTACATCAATCGCGGTTGAATCTGTTACCAACCACTAATTTTCAGGCTAACCAAGGTCTTAATGGCGGTCGTAGTATTAACCCACAATCCAACGGATTCGTACAGCAATCTATTGTTTCGGGCAACTATCAACTCAATGCATCGGCAACGGTCTATAACGGGATGACGTTACGAAACACGATAAAGCAGAATGACCTAATTCTTCAGGCGAGTGAACAAGAGTTAAGCGCCACTAAAAACAACGTGTCGCTAACGGTTGCACAAAACTATCTGAATGTACTGATTGGTACAGAGCAACTAGCCGTTGCTCAGCGACAGGCGGATGTGACACGAGCACAACTGGATCGCACTCAGAAGCTGGTCAATGCTGGATCGGCTCCCGAAGCGAATTTGTTTGAACTACGGGCTACACTGGCTAGTAACGAAGTGGATATTATAACGGCGCAAAACACTCTTGATTTGGCTAAAGTTTCGCTACTTCAAGCCATGAACGTGCCTATTAATCAAGACTTTGAGGTTGAGCAGATTAGTGTACCTGATCCGGGTCTAGATCCATACACTGCTTCTGTACAGCAGCTTTTTGATGTAGCCTCAGGCAATTTGCCCGAAGTGAAAGGAGCTGATTTACGGGTTAAAAGCGCGGCTCTGGGTGTTCAGGTAGCAAAAGGTGCCCTATATCCTGTTTTGACCTTGAACGGTAATTTGAGCAGCCTGTATTCCAGTGCCGCAAACCAGCAAAATATACCAAACGGCACAACCCGGCAGCAGATTTCAGGTTTTTTTACAGATGCTAACGGATCACCTGTACCCGTTTATACAAACATAAGTGGTTCGGATATTGTAAACGTAACTTATTTCGACCAACTCCAGAACAATTTTAACCGTTCAGCTTCCCTATTTTTGCGTGTTCCTATTTTTCAGGGTAACTTATCACGTAACCGGATAACAACAGCTAAGATTCAGCAACAAAATGCAGAGTTGACGGCACAGAATACACGGCTGACATTGCGTCAACAGATTGAGACCGCCTATACTAGTATGCGGGCAGCAGCTAACAAATTTAAGGCTACACAGGTACAGGTGGCATCGCTGGAAAAAGCATTTCAGGTAGCGGAAAGCAGATTGAATGCTGGAGCTATTAATGCTACGGACTATAGCATAGCCAAGACAAACCTCGATCGTGCCCGAAATAGTCTGGTACAGACCAAATATGATTACGTATTCCGAACGAAAATTTTAGATTATTACCAGAATAAACCGCTTAGTTTTAATTAG
- a CDS encoding molybdenum cofactor biosynthesis protein MoaE: MIALTSEPIDVAAALTFLQSEQAGAIDFFLGVVRDNTQERPVDRLEYEAYDRMAISEMQKIADDAQQQWPILRYIIIHRKGTLQIGEIAVLIGVATPHRAAAFEACRYIIDTIKQTVPIWKKEVFTDGESWVNAHP; this comes from the coding sequence ATGATTGCCCTAACTTCTGAACCCATTGACGTTGCCGCTGCCCTGACTTTTCTTCAATCGGAGCAGGCGGGTGCTATTGATTTTTTCCTTGGTGTTGTTCGTGACAACACACAGGAGCGCCCGGTTGACCGGCTCGAGTACGAAGCTTATGACCGCATGGCCATTAGCGAAATGCAAAAAATTGCGGATGATGCCCAGCAGCAGTGGCCCATTCTCCGCTACATCATAATCCACCGGAAAGGAACATTACAAATTGGCGAAATCGCCGTGTTGATTGGCGTAGCAACGCCCCACAGAGCTGCCGCTTTTGAGGCTTGCCGATATATCATCGACACTATCAAACAAACCGTTCCTATCTGGAAAAAAGAAGTGTTTACCGATGGAGAATCCTGGGTAAATGCGCACCCATAA
- a CDS encoding head GIN domain-containing protein: MKAIALIVFMLTTGLQATNSDWKKDRVVSGFTGLSVTGGIDVYLSQGSSEKLTFDVKGFDEDQVVSRVKNGVLELYIDRKGMSWNFGKNNYVKAYLTFKQLQNLQAGGGSDIFGQGMLTFDDLNLQAGGGSDIQLTLKADKLNVSASGGADATIEGSARTLNADGSGGSDLNARKLSVQVCNASSSGGSDVYVNASQELTMKASGGSDIYYYGSAKVLASSKSGGSDIKRRD; encoded by the coding sequence ATGAAAGCAATTGCTTTAATAGTTTTCATGCTGACAACGGGCCTGCAAGCCACGAACAGCGACTGGAAAAAAGACCGTGTCGTATCGGGCTTTACGGGCCTGAGTGTAACCGGCGGCATCGACGTTTACCTGAGTCAGGGTAGTTCAGAAAAATTGACATTTGATGTTAAGGGATTCGATGAAGACCAGGTTGTTTCGCGGGTTAAAAACGGTGTTCTGGAACTGTATATCGACCGGAAAGGGATGAGCTGGAATTTCGGCAAGAACAATTATGTGAAAGCCTACCTGACGTTCAAGCAGCTACAGAATTTGCAAGCCGGGGGCGGCTCCGACATTTTTGGCCAGGGTATGCTAACATTTGACGACCTGAACCTGCAAGCCGGGGGCGGTTCCGACATACAGTTAACCCTCAAGGCCGATAAATTGAACGTATCTGCTTCGGGCGGTGCCGATGCCACTATAGAAGGCTCAGCCCGGACACTCAACGCCGACGGTTCTGGCGGTTCTGACCTGAATGCTCGAAAACTATCTGTTCAGGTGTGTAACGCCAGTTCATCAGGCGGGTCGGATGTGTATGTAAATGCGAGCCAGGAGCTAACGATGAAAGCTTCGGGTGGATCAGACATTTATTATTACGGCTCAGCCAAAGTGCTCGCCAGTAGCAAATCCGGCGGGTCGGATATTAAGCGAAGAGATTAA
- a CDS encoding MoaD/ThiS family protein, with amino-acid sequence MDSSVSVLLFGITRDLTGQSTVSVPLSEGASVGDLLSQLHQNYPPLAEIRSLLIAVNGEYAEPEQLLAHHDEIALIPPVSGG; translated from the coding sequence ATGGATTCATCTGTTTCGGTACTTTTATTTGGTATTACCCGCGACCTGACGGGTCAGTCGACGGTATCAGTGCCCCTCAGCGAAGGGGCCAGCGTTGGCGATTTACTTAGTCAACTGCATCAGAATTATCCTCCTCTGGCGGAGATTCGCTCACTTTTGATAGCCGTGAATGGCGAATATGCCGAACCCGAACAACTACTTGCCCATCACGACGAAATAGCCCTTATCCCACCTGTTAGCGGAGGCTAA
- a CDS encoding RNA polymerase sigma factor, which translates to MKESRSPILTDEELLMGLADGSDDALTQLYRRYFPMVLHFVTSNSGNEDDAKDIYQEALIVLYEKVRSGSLELHCQLKTYLYSVGRRLWLKQLAQRSRYMVRDVEMPATDEFVAGQIDDDLTDHEERDRQFDLMAESLTRLGEPCRTLLDDFYIQHLSMQDITEKFGYTNADNAKTQKYKCLMRLKRLFFSEYKA; encoded by the coding sequence ATGAAGGAAAGTAGGTCGCCCATATTAACTGATGAAGAGTTGCTGATGGGTTTGGCCGATGGCTCCGACGACGCGTTGACACAATTATACCGACGGTATTTTCCGATGGTACTTCACTTCGTAACCAGCAACAGTGGTAATGAAGACGATGCCAAGGATATTTATCAGGAAGCATTAATTGTGTTATATGAGAAAGTGAGGAGTGGTTCGCTGGAATTACACTGTCAATTGAAAACCTACCTTTATTCGGTAGGAAGGCGGCTGTGGCTCAAGCAATTAGCACAACGTAGCCGGTACATGGTGCGCGATGTAGAAATGCCTGCTACGGATGAATTTGTTGCCGGTCAGATTGACGACGATTTAACGGACCATGAAGAACGTGATCGCCAGTTTGATTTGATGGCTGAATCGCTCACCCGGCTTGGCGAACCCTGCCGAACCTTGCTGGACGATTTTTATATCCAGCATTTAAGTATGCAGGACATTACCGAAAAGTTCGGATACACCAATGCCGATAACGCCAAAACGCAAAAGTACAAGTGCCTGATGCGATTAAAGCGATTGTTCTTTTCGGAATATAAAGCCTAA